Proteins found in one Pocillopora verrucosa isolate sample1 chromosome 12, ASM3666991v2, whole genome shotgun sequence genomic segment:
- the LOC131778674 gene encoding uncharacterized protein, with product MPPKRGKPKAVAATEVISTSRFKTLKVNERISIKNFVEKHKLKFATGRGFYQLTKPETIQFHKEIVVRRKSDDTMASGDEVRELLGIGKETAKFKLDKDKLEDFDVFVQSTSYNRVLMPDTEFLYDTGEGGVVSLEVEAAKPAAAISADDAKEKPSTSRGVGRGKRKKAEEKPTVDSEVKKEDEASSPAKKAKPAAASVASGGADVKEIVFSFDTTGSMYPCLTQVRKRVEETVTRLFREIPGIRIAVFAHGDYQDKESTYDTKWVDFSTDKKKICNFIKNVSSTCGYDSDECYELVLRQVREELSWTPDSQRSLVIIGDASPHPPSYHLNTLKIDWKEEAKKLYNEMGVRIYSVQCLNYGGSDTFYRKIAEFTCGWHLKLDQFASIVDFLTAICYREQGVEQLEAYEAEVKSRSKGSGLNRNLHALFDTLAGRSTSTYTGGSDHEGLEPVNPSRFQILEVDERGDIRSFVEKNDLPFKTGRGFYEFTKPEKISDKKEVVLVDKASGDMFTGPEACAMIGAGGANKIKPTSFDKWRVFVQSTSYNRVLMPGTGFLYEVDTDR from the exons atgcctCCTAAAAGAGGAAAGCCCAAAGCAGTCGCTGCTACCGAAGTCATAAGCACCTCGCGCTTCAAAACATTGAAGGTAAATGAGCGGATCTCGATCAAAAACTTCGTGGAAAAACACAAGCTGAAATTTGCAACTGGACGAGGATTCTATCAACTGACAAAGCCGGAGACGATACAGTTCCACAAAGAGATTGTCGTGAGACGAAAATCGGACGACACTATGGCTTCTGGAGACGAg GTTCGTGAATTACTTGGGATTGGAAAGGAAACAGCAAAATTTAAATTAGACAAGGATAAATTGGAGGATTTTGATGTGTTTGTACAGTCAACCTCATACAACCGTGTCTTGATGCCAGATACAGAGTTCTTATATGACACAGGAGAAGGTGGAGTTGTCTCGTTAGAAGTGGAGGCAGCAAAACCAGCAGCAGCAATTTCTGCAGATGATGCCAAGGAGAAACCCAGCACAAGCCGAGGAGTGGGCAGAGGAAAGCGCAAAAAAGCAGAAGAG aagCCAACAGTTGACTCAGAGGTAAAGAAGGAAGATGAAGCATCGTCACCAGCTAAGAAAGCAAAACCAGCAGCAGCAAGTGTAGCATCAGGAGGAGCTGATGTCAAAGAAATAGTATTCTCATTTGATACCACAGGATCAATGTACCCCTGCCTCACTCAG GTCAGAAAGAGGGTTGAAGAAACAGTCACTCGCCTCTTCAGAGAAATTCCTGGGATTCGCATTGCTGTCTTTGCTCATGGCGACTATCAAGATAAAGAATCAACTTATGATACAAAATGGGTAGACTTCAGtacagacaaaaagaaaatatgtaacTTTATCAAGAATGTATCATCAACATGTGGATATGATTCAGATGAATGCTATGAACTTGTTCTTAGACAG GTTCGTGAAGAGCTGTCCTGGACACCAGACTCCCAACGTTCGTTAGTGATAATAGGCGACGCCTCACCCCATCCCCCTTCGTACCACTTGAACACACTGAAAATTGACTGGAAGGAGGAAGCTAAGAAACTCTACAATGAGATGGGCGTGCGGATTTACTCGGTCCAGTGTCTTAACTACGGTGGCTCTGACACCTTCTATCGTAAAATCGCTGAGTTTACCTGTGGTTGGCACTTGAAGCTAGATCAATTCGCTTCCATCGTCGATTTCCTAACGGCCATTTGCTATCGAGAGCAGGGAGTGGAGCAACTGGAAGCTTATGAGGCAGAGGTCAAGTCAAGGTCAAAGGGCTCTGGGTTGAATCGTAACTTGCATGCCTTGTTTGACACTCTAGCCGGTAGGAGTACCAGTACCTACACCGGTGGAAGTGATCACGAGGGACTGGAACCGGTCAATCCGTCTCGATTTCAG ATCCTGGAAGTCGACGAACGCGGCGACATTCGCTCTTTCGTCGAGAAGAACGACCTTCCCTTCAAAACAGGACGTGGGTTTTACGAGTTCACGAAGCCAGAAAAAATTTCAGACAAGAAGGAAGTCGTTTTGGTGGACAAGGCCTCCGGGGACATGTTTACTGGACCTGAAGCATGCGCAATGATCGGAGCGGGAGGGGCAAATAAAATCAAGCCCACGTCGTTTGACAAATGGCGGGTTTTTGTGCAGAGTACCTCGTACAACAGGGTTCTGATGCCTGGTACTGGGTTCTTGTACGAAGTGGACACAGATCGCTGA